One window from the genome of Glycine soja cultivar W05 chromosome 12, ASM419377v2, whole genome shotgun sequence encodes:
- the LOC114378171 gene encoding NADPH-dependent aldo-keto reductase, chloroplastic-like, whose product MRSNHVRLNCGITMPLIGLGTYSFPNYRKTTELAVHNALEMGYRHFDTAKIYGSEPALGKALNEAICEEEVEREDIFLTSKLWGSDHHNPVSALKQTLENLGMEYLDMYLVHWPVKLKPWVNYPVPNEDDFEKLDLETTWAGMEKCLEMGLCRCIGVSNFSSKKIECLLDYASTPPAVNQVEMHPMWRQGRLRKTCGDHKIHVSAYSPLGGPGNAWGSTAVVNHPIIRSIAFKHKATPAQVALKWGLSKGSSVIVKSFNQERMKENIGSFDLKLDNEDILEIEKLEEMKIMRGEFHVNETTSPYRTIQELWDDEI is encoded by the exons ATGAGGAGCAATCATGTGCGTTTGAACTGCGGCATTACAATGCCTCTTATTGGATTAGGCACTTATTCCTTCCCAAATTATAGGAAGACAACAGAACTTGCCGTCCACAATGCCcttgag ATGGGTTATAGGCATTTTGACACAGCAAAAATATATGGTTCTGAGCCAGCACTGGGCAAAGCTTTAAATGAAGCAATCTGCGAGGAAGAAGTAGAGAGAGAAGACATTTTCTTAACATCCAAACTGTGGGGGAGTGATCACCATAATCCTGTTTCTGCATTGAAACAGACTCTTGA GAATCTGGGCATGGAGTACCTAGACATGTACCTAGTTCATTGGCCTGTCAAGTTGAAGCCATGGGTTAACTACCCTGTACCTAATGAAGATGACTTTGAAAAGTTGGACCTTGAGACCACATGGGCAGGGATGGAGAAATGCCTAGAAATGGGGTTGTGTAGGTGCATTGGGGTTAGCAATTTCTCTAGCAAGAAGATTGAGTGCCTATTGGATTATGCTTCTACACCTCCAGCTGTAAATCAG GTGGAAATGCATCCCATGTGGAGGCAAGGAAGGCTGAGAAAGACATGTGGGGACCACAAAATCCATGTAAGTGCTTATTCACCACTTGGTGGGCCAGGGAATGCATGGGGATCTACAGCTGTGGTTAATCACCCTATAATCAGATCGATTGCCTTCAAACACAAAGCAACTCCAGCACAG GTTGCATTGAAATGGGGACTATCAAAGGGCTCTAGTGTGATTGTGAAAAGCTTCAATCAAGAAAGAATGAAGGAAAATATAGGATCGTTTGATCTGAAATTGGATAACGAAGATATATTGGAGATTGAGAAATTGGAGGAAATGAAGATTATGAGGGGAGAATTTCACGTTAATGAAACCACAAGTCCCTACAGAACAATCCAAGAACTTTGGGATGATGAAATTTGA
- the LOC114378542 gene encoding uncharacterized protein LOC114378542 isoform X2, which produces MKREKEKEKGVAVTSPVSGEDSDDKQRPSFPSVRFSSRNASSKYDFVKVKVWLGDNADHYYVLSRFLLSRMLTVTKIPNHVAIKIALELKKLLTDNSLLDVSQSDLEVNLFKKCSKRVLFVQLMERRGYGEEYINRYKMMTRFHHQRVPLVILVCGTACVGKSTIATQLAQRLNLPNVLQTDMVYELLRTSTDAPLASTPVWARDFSSSEELITEFCRECRVVRKGLAGDLKKAMKDGKPIIIEGIHLDPSIYLVDDDNKSPSGVHSENKEINPAFMTLDDNATAQIKDIHVGSSDESNGGSRILSSDEGVSADQVDVVSNSMASMGLTESIPEHKVASLRELETDKTTISRAKSGPKPIIVPIVLKMAEFDHKALLEEWISARTFNDKCPDLDNEKLIANLKTIQDYLCSFTSQGLTVVNVSATTFPQTLDWLHGYLLQCIEQGIKENVTPVAPS; this is translated from the exons AtgaagagggagaaggagaaggagaagggcgTGGCTGTGACAAGCCCTGTGAGTGGCGAAGACAGCGATGATAAGCAACGCCCTTCCTTTCCCTCCGTCAGATTCTCTTCCCGCAACGCTTCCTCCAAATACGATTTCGTCAag GTGAAGGTGTGGTTGGGTGATAATGCGGATCACTACTATGTTCTCTCCCGATTTTTGCTCAGCAGAATGCTAACGGTAACCAAG ATTCCAAACCACGTTGCTATCAAAATTGCTCTCGAATTGAAGAAGCTGCTCACAGATAACAGCCTTCTAGATGT CTCTCAATCTGACTTGGAAGTCAACCTATTTAAG aaaTGTTCCAAGAGGGTGCTATTTGTGCAGCTTATGGAGCGGCGGGGATATGGAGAAGAATACATAAATCGTTACAAGATGATGACGAG atttcatcatcaaagagTTCCGTTAGTAATCCTTGTTTGTGGAACTGCTTGTGTTGGGAAGTCTACTATTGCCACCCAGCTTGCACAGAGGCTAAATTTACCAAATGTATTACAG ACAGATATGGTTTATGAATTGTTGCGCACATCAACAGA TGCACCATTGGCATCGACTCCAGTATGGGCTAGAGACTTCAGTTCATCAGAGGAGTTAATAACTGAATTTTGCAGAGAATGCAGGGTTGTTCGCAAAG GTTTGGCTGGTGATCTGAAAAAGGCAATGAAAGATGGGAAGCCAATTATAATCGAG GGGATACATTTGGATCCTAGCATTTATTTAGTGGATGATGACAATAAATCACCCTCTGGTGTACATTcagaaaataaagagataaatCCAGCATTTATGACATTGGATGATAATGCTACTGCACAAATAAAAGACATTCATGTGGGTAGCAGTGATGAGAGTAATGGTGGCTCCAGGATTTTGAGCTCTGATGAAGGAGTATCTGCTGACCAGGTTGATGTAGTATCAAATTCCATGGCATCCATGGGCCTAACTGAAAGCATCCCTGAACATAAAG TTGCTTCTCTTAGGGAACTGGAGACAGACAAAACTACTATTAGTAGGGCGAAGTCAGGTCCCAAACCAATAATTGTGCCTATTGTTTTGAAGATGGCTGAATTTGACCATAAG GCATTACTTGAGGAGTGGATCTCTGCTCGGACATTTAATGACAAATGTCCAGACCTG GATAATGAGAAGCTTATAGCCAACTTGAAAACCATACAGGATTATCTGTGCTCATTCACATCGCAG GGGTTGACTGTGGTCAATGTATCGGCAACAACATTTCCTCAAACATTGGATTGGCTGCATGGTTACCTTCTTcag TGCATCGAGCAAGGTATTAAAGAAAATGTTACACCAGTAGCTCCATCATAG
- the LOC114378542 gene encoding uncharacterized protein LOC114378542 isoform X3, with amino-acid sequence MKREKEKEKGVAVTSPVSGEDSDDKQRPSFPSVRFSSRNASSKYDFVKVKVWLGDNADHYYVLSRFLLSRMLTVTKIPNHVAIKIALELKKLLTDNSLLDVSQSDLEVNLFKLMERRGYGEEYINRYKMMTRFHHQRVPLVILVCGTACVGKSTIATQLAQRLNLPNVLQTDMVYELLRTSTDAPLASTPVWARDFSSSEELITEFCRECRVVRKGLAGDLKKAMKDGKPIIIEGIHLDPSIYLVDDDNKSPSGVHSENKEINPAFMTLDDNATAQIKDIHVGSSDESNGGSRILSSDEGVSADQVDVVSNSMASMGLTESIPEHKVFLAVASLRELETDKTTISRAKSGPKPIIVPIVLKMAEFDHKALLEEWISARTFNDKCPDLDNEKLIANLKTIQDYLCSFTSQGLTVVNVSATTFPQTLDWLHGYLLQCIEQGIKENVTPVAPS; translated from the exons AtgaagagggagaaggagaaggagaagggcgTGGCTGTGACAAGCCCTGTGAGTGGCGAAGACAGCGATGATAAGCAACGCCCTTCCTTTCCCTCCGTCAGATTCTCTTCCCGCAACGCTTCCTCCAAATACGATTTCGTCAag GTGAAGGTGTGGTTGGGTGATAATGCGGATCACTACTATGTTCTCTCCCGATTTTTGCTCAGCAGAATGCTAACGGTAACCAAG ATTCCAAACCACGTTGCTATCAAAATTGCTCTCGAATTGAAGAAGCTGCTCACAGATAACAGCCTTCTAGATGT CTCTCAATCTGACTTGGAAGTCAACCTATTTAAG CTTATGGAGCGGCGGGGATATGGAGAAGAATACATAAATCGTTACAAGATGATGACGAG atttcatcatcaaagagTTCCGTTAGTAATCCTTGTTTGTGGAACTGCTTGTGTTGGGAAGTCTACTATTGCCACCCAGCTTGCACAGAGGCTAAATTTACCAAATGTATTACAG ACAGATATGGTTTATGAATTGTTGCGCACATCAACAGA TGCACCATTGGCATCGACTCCAGTATGGGCTAGAGACTTCAGTTCATCAGAGGAGTTAATAACTGAATTTTGCAGAGAATGCAGGGTTGTTCGCAAAG GTTTGGCTGGTGATCTGAAAAAGGCAATGAAAGATGGGAAGCCAATTATAATCGAG GGGATACATTTGGATCCTAGCATTTATTTAGTGGATGATGACAATAAATCACCCTCTGGTGTACATTcagaaaataaagagataaatCCAGCATTTATGACATTGGATGATAATGCTACTGCACAAATAAAAGACATTCATGTGGGTAGCAGTGATGAGAGTAATGGTGGCTCCAGGATTTTGAGCTCTGATGAAGGAGTATCTGCTGACCAGGTTGATGTAGTATCAAATTCCATGGCATCCATGGGCCTAACTGAAAGCATCCCTGAACATAAAG tttttcttgCAGTTGCTTCTCTTAGGGAACTGGAGACAGACAAAACTACTATTAGTAGGGCGAAGTCAGGTCCCAAACCAATAATTGTGCCTATTGTTTTGAAGATGGCTGAATTTGACCATAAG GCATTACTTGAGGAGTGGATCTCTGCTCGGACATTTAATGACAAATGTCCAGACCTG GATAATGAGAAGCTTATAGCCAACTTGAAAACCATACAGGATTATCTGTGCTCATTCACATCGCAG GGGTTGACTGTGGTCAATGTATCGGCAACAACATTTCCTCAAACATTGGATTGGCTGCATGGTTACCTTCTTcag TGCATCGAGCAAGGTATTAAAGAAAATGTTACACCAGTAGCTCCATCATAG
- the LOC114378542 gene encoding uncharacterized protein LOC114378542 isoform X1: MKREKEKEKGVAVTSPVSGEDSDDKQRPSFPSVRFSSRNASSKYDFVKVKVWLGDNADHYYVLSRFLLSRMLTVTKIPNHVAIKIALELKKLLTDNSLLDVSQSDLEVNLFKKCSKRVLFVQLMERRGYGEEYINRYKMMTRFHHQRVPLVILVCGTACVGKSTIATQLAQRLNLPNVLQTDMVYELLRTSTDAPLASTPVWARDFSSSEELITEFCRECRVVRKGLAGDLKKAMKDGKPIIIEGIHLDPSIYLVDDDNKSPSGVHSENKEINPAFMTLDDNATAQIKDIHVGSSDESNGGSRILSSDEGVSADQVDVVSNSMASMGLTESIPEHKVFLAVASLRELETDKTTISRAKSGPKPIIVPIVLKMAEFDHKALLEEWISARTFNDKCPDLDNEKLIANLKTIQDYLCSFTSQGLTVVNVSATTFPQTLDWLHGYLLQCIEQGIKENVTPVAPS, from the exons AtgaagagggagaaggagaaggagaagggcgTGGCTGTGACAAGCCCTGTGAGTGGCGAAGACAGCGATGATAAGCAACGCCCTTCCTTTCCCTCCGTCAGATTCTCTTCCCGCAACGCTTCCTCCAAATACGATTTCGTCAag GTGAAGGTGTGGTTGGGTGATAATGCGGATCACTACTATGTTCTCTCCCGATTTTTGCTCAGCAGAATGCTAACGGTAACCAAG ATTCCAAACCACGTTGCTATCAAAATTGCTCTCGAATTGAAGAAGCTGCTCACAGATAACAGCCTTCTAGATGT CTCTCAATCTGACTTGGAAGTCAACCTATTTAAG aaaTGTTCCAAGAGGGTGCTATTTGTGCAGCTTATGGAGCGGCGGGGATATGGAGAAGAATACATAAATCGTTACAAGATGATGACGAG atttcatcatcaaagagTTCCGTTAGTAATCCTTGTTTGTGGAACTGCTTGTGTTGGGAAGTCTACTATTGCCACCCAGCTTGCACAGAGGCTAAATTTACCAAATGTATTACAG ACAGATATGGTTTATGAATTGTTGCGCACATCAACAGA TGCACCATTGGCATCGACTCCAGTATGGGCTAGAGACTTCAGTTCATCAGAGGAGTTAATAACTGAATTTTGCAGAGAATGCAGGGTTGTTCGCAAAG GTTTGGCTGGTGATCTGAAAAAGGCAATGAAAGATGGGAAGCCAATTATAATCGAG GGGATACATTTGGATCCTAGCATTTATTTAGTGGATGATGACAATAAATCACCCTCTGGTGTACATTcagaaaataaagagataaatCCAGCATTTATGACATTGGATGATAATGCTACTGCACAAATAAAAGACATTCATGTGGGTAGCAGTGATGAGAGTAATGGTGGCTCCAGGATTTTGAGCTCTGATGAAGGAGTATCTGCTGACCAGGTTGATGTAGTATCAAATTCCATGGCATCCATGGGCCTAACTGAAAGCATCCCTGAACATAAAG tttttcttgCAGTTGCTTCTCTTAGGGAACTGGAGACAGACAAAACTACTATTAGTAGGGCGAAGTCAGGTCCCAAACCAATAATTGTGCCTATTGTTTTGAAGATGGCTGAATTTGACCATAAG GCATTACTTGAGGAGTGGATCTCTGCTCGGACATTTAATGACAAATGTCCAGACCTG GATAATGAGAAGCTTATAGCCAACTTGAAAACCATACAGGATTATCTGTGCTCATTCACATCGCAG GGGTTGACTGTGGTCAATGTATCGGCAACAACATTTCCTCAAACATTGGATTGGCTGCATGGTTACCTTCTTcag TGCATCGAGCAAGGTATTAAAGAAAATGTTACACCAGTAGCTCCATCATAG
- the LOC114378542 gene encoding uncharacterized protein LOC114378542 isoform X5, whose translation MKREKEKEKGVAVTSPVSGEDSDDKQRPSFPSVRFSSRNASSKYDFVKVKVWLGDNADHYYVLSRFLLSRMLTVTKIPNHVAIKIALELKKLLTDNSLLDVSQSDLEVNLFKKCSKRVLFVQLMERRGYGEEYINRYKMMTRFHHQRVPLVILVCGTACVGKSTIATQLAQRLNLPNVLQTDMVYELLRTSTDAPLASTPVWARDFSSSEELITEFCRECRVVRKGLAGDLKKAMKDGKPIIIEGIHLDPSIYLVDDDNKSPSGVHSENKEINPAFMTLDDNATAQIKDIHVGSSDESNGGSRILSSDEGVSADQVDVVSNSMASMGLTESIPEHKVASLRELETDKTTISRAKSGPKPIIVPIVLKMAEFDHKDNEKLIANLKTIQDYLCSFTSQGLTVVNVSATTFPQTLDWLHGYLLQCIEQGIKENVTPVAPS comes from the exons AtgaagagggagaaggagaaggagaagggcgTGGCTGTGACAAGCCCTGTGAGTGGCGAAGACAGCGATGATAAGCAACGCCCTTCCTTTCCCTCCGTCAGATTCTCTTCCCGCAACGCTTCCTCCAAATACGATTTCGTCAag GTGAAGGTGTGGTTGGGTGATAATGCGGATCACTACTATGTTCTCTCCCGATTTTTGCTCAGCAGAATGCTAACGGTAACCAAG ATTCCAAACCACGTTGCTATCAAAATTGCTCTCGAATTGAAGAAGCTGCTCACAGATAACAGCCTTCTAGATGT CTCTCAATCTGACTTGGAAGTCAACCTATTTAAG aaaTGTTCCAAGAGGGTGCTATTTGTGCAGCTTATGGAGCGGCGGGGATATGGAGAAGAATACATAAATCGTTACAAGATGATGACGAG atttcatcatcaaagagTTCCGTTAGTAATCCTTGTTTGTGGAACTGCTTGTGTTGGGAAGTCTACTATTGCCACCCAGCTTGCACAGAGGCTAAATTTACCAAATGTATTACAG ACAGATATGGTTTATGAATTGTTGCGCACATCAACAGA TGCACCATTGGCATCGACTCCAGTATGGGCTAGAGACTTCAGTTCATCAGAGGAGTTAATAACTGAATTTTGCAGAGAATGCAGGGTTGTTCGCAAAG GTTTGGCTGGTGATCTGAAAAAGGCAATGAAAGATGGGAAGCCAATTATAATCGAG GGGATACATTTGGATCCTAGCATTTATTTAGTGGATGATGACAATAAATCACCCTCTGGTGTACATTcagaaaataaagagataaatCCAGCATTTATGACATTGGATGATAATGCTACTGCACAAATAAAAGACATTCATGTGGGTAGCAGTGATGAGAGTAATGGTGGCTCCAGGATTTTGAGCTCTGATGAAGGAGTATCTGCTGACCAGGTTGATGTAGTATCAAATTCCATGGCATCCATGGGCCTAACTGAAAGCATCCCTGAACATAAAG TTGCTTCTCTTAGGGAACTGGAGACAGACAAAACTACTATTAGTAGGGCGAAGTCAGGTCCCAAACCAATAATTGTGCCTATTGTTTTGAAGATGGCTGAATTTGACCATAAG GATAATGAGAAGCTTATAGCCAACTTGAAAACCATACAGGATTATCTGTGCTCATTCACATCGCAG GGGTTGACTGTGGTCAATGTATCGGCAACAACATTTCCTCAAACATTGGATTGGCTGCATGGTTACCTTCTTcag TGCATCGAGCAAGGTATTAAAGAAAATGTTACACCAGTAGCTCCATCATAG
- the LOC114378542 gene encoding uncharacterized protein LOC114378542 isoform X4, which produces MKREKEKEKGVAVTSPVSGEDSDDKQRPSFPSVRFSSRNASSKYDFVKVKVWLGDNADHYYVLSRFLLSRMLTVTKIPNHVAIKIALELKKLLTDNSLLDVSQSDLEVNLFKKCSKRVLFVQLMERRGYGEEYINRYKMMTRFHHQRVPLVILVCGTACVGKSTIATQLAQRLNLPNVLQTDMVYELLRTSTDAPLASTPVWARDFSSSEELITEFCRECRVVRKGLAGDLKKAMKDGKPIIIEGIHLDPSIYLVDDDNKSPSGVHSENKEINPAFMTLDDNATAQIKDIHVGSSDESNGGSRILSSDEGVSADQVDVVSNSMASMGLTESIPEHKVFLAVASLRELETDKTTISRAKSGPKPIIVPIVLKMAEFDHKDNEKLIANLKTIQDYLCSFTSQGLTVVNVSATTFPQTLDWLHGYLLQCIEQGIKENVTPVAPS; this is translated from the exons AtgaagagggagaaggagaaggagaagggcgTGGCTGTGACAAGCCCTGTGAGTGGCGAAGACAGCGATGATAAGCAACGCCCTTCCTTTCCCTCCGTCAGATTCTCTTCCCGCAACGCTTCCTCCAAATACGATTTCGTCAag GTGAAGGTGTGGTTGGGTGATAATGCGGATCACTACTATGTTCTCTCCCGATTTTTGCTCAGCAGAATGCTAACGGTAACCAAG ATTCCAAACCACGTTGCTATCAAAATTGCTCTCGAATTGAAGAAGCTGCTCACAGATAACAGCCTTCTAGATGT CTCTCAATCTGACTTGGAAGTCAACCTATTTAAG aaaTGTTCCAAGAGGGTGCTATTTGTGCAGCTTATGGAGCGGCGGGGATATGGAGAAGAATACATAAATCGTTACAAGATGATGACGAG atttcatcatcaaagagTTCCGTTAGTAATCCTTGTTTGTGGAACTGCTTGTGTTGGGAAGTCTACTATTGCCACCCAGCTTGCACAGAGGCTAAATTTACCAAATGTATTACAG ACAGATATGGTTTATGAATTGTTGCGCACATCAACAGA TGCACCATTGGCATCGACTCCAGTATGGGCTAGAGACTTCAGTTCATCAGAGGAGTTAATAACTGAATTTTGCAGAGAATGCAGGGTTGTTCGCAAAG GTTTGGCTGGTGATCTGAAAAAGGCAATGAAAGATGGGAAGCCAATTATAATCGAG GGGATACATTTGGATCCTAGCATTTATTTAGTGGATGATGACAATAAATCACCCTCTGGTGTACATTcagaaaataaagagataaatCCAGCATTTATGACATTGGATGATAATGCTACTGCACAAATAAAAGACATTCATGTGGGTAGCAGTGATGAGAGTAATGGTGGCTCCAGGATTTTGAGCTCTGATGAAGGAGTATCTGCTGACCAGGTTGATGTAGTATCAAATTCCATGGCATCCATGGGCCTAACTGAAAGCATCCCTGAACATAAAG tttttcttgCAGTTGCTTCTCTTAGGGAACTGGAGACAGACAAAACTACTATTAGTAGGGCGAAGTCAGGTCCCAAACCAATAATTGTGCCTATTGTTTTGAAGATGGCTGAATTTGACCATAAG GATAATGAGAAGCTTATAGCCAACTTGAAAACCATACAGGATTATCTGTGCTCATTCACATCGCAG GGGTTGACTGTGGTCAATGTATCGGCAACAACATTTCCTCAAACATTGGATTGGCTGCATGGTTACCTTCTTcag TGCATCGAGCAAGGTATTAAAGAAAATGTTACACCAGTAGCTCCATCATAG